GTCAGGAATGCCGGCAACGGCAGCGGTCCACCGCACAGGGGAAGCTCGGCCCCCTGCGGCAGGGACCGGGCCAGCAGCAGGCCGCCGCCCACCAGGCCCAGGGACAGCAGCACGGGAAAGATAATGGCAAAGCGCAGGGCGCGGGCGTCGATGTGCCGCTCGTTGCTGTCCTCTGCTGCGGGTACGTCCATGGGCACTACTTTTTCACATGCGGCCCGGACGCGCCCAGCACGGGATGCCCGTGCCCCGTCCTCACGTTGATTCGAAAAGGCAGCAGATGCGCGTACCTGGGTCTGCAACCCGCATCCGCTGCCTTTTCGATTTCAGCCCAGAGCATGAGGACGTGGCGGCTCTCACAAAGCGGGCCGTTTAGTGAAAGACTGGATCCATTCTGCCGGTCGGCTGAGCCGGCACGCACTTGGAGCAACCACGTACTTCAGCAACACGGTGCACCAGCACCACCGTCGACCCGACACCGTCCACCCGATACCGTGCACCTGCAACACCGTCCACCCGACACCGTGCACCTGCAACACCGTCCACCCGACACCGAACGGAAGGCACCACCTTGCCTGGCTTGAACCTGACCCGCGCCGAAGCGATCGAGCGCTCTGCAACGTTGACCGTCAAGGACTATGACGTCACCCTTGACCTGACCCGGTCCGCCGAGACTTTCCCGTCCACCACCACGGTGCGGTTCAGCGCGAAGGAGGGTTCGTCGTCGTTCATTGACGCGGTGACGGCCAAGGTGCACAAGGTCACCCTCAACGGCACCGTGCTGGACCCCGCCACCGTCAGCGACGGCGTACGCATCCAGCTGCCGGACCTCGCCGCCGACAACGTGCTCACTGTCGAGGCGGACGCGCTGTTCATGAACACCGGCGAGGGCCTGCACAGGTTCGTGGATCCGGTGGACAACGAGGTCTACCTGTACAGCCAGTTCGAGGTCCCGGACAGCCGCCGCATGTTTGCCGTGTTTGAGCAGCCGGACCAGAAGGCGCGGTTCACCTTCCACATCACGGCGCCAAGCCACTGGGACGTCATTTCCAACTCCCCCACCCCGGCCCCGGAAGAAGCCGGCGCTGGCAGGTCCACCTGGCACTTTGAGCCGACGCTGACGATGTCCAGCTACATCACGGCGCTGATTGCCGGCCCGTACGAGTCGGTGCGCAGCGAGCTGACCAGCTCGGACGGTCGCGTGATCCCGCTGGGCGTCTTTGCCCGGAAGTCGCTCATGGAATTCCTCGACGCGGACGCCGTGTTTGAGCTGACCCGCCAGGGCTTCGAGTTTTTTGAAAAGCAATTCGGCACCCCGTACCCGTTCCCCAAGTACGACCAGTTGTTCGTGCCCGAGTTCAACGCCGGCGCCATGGAAAATGCCGGGGCCGTGACGTTCCTGGAAAGCTACGTGTTCCGTTCCAAGGTCACCGACGCCATGGTGGAACGGCGCGCCATCACCATCCTGCACGAGCTCGCCCACATGTGGTTCGGCGACCTCGTGACCATGCGCTGGTGGAACGACCTGTGGCTCAACGAGTCCTTCGCCGAGTTCATGTCCACCCTGGCCGCTGCCGAGAACACGAAGTACGTGGATGCTTGGACGTCGTTCTCCTCCATGGAAAAGAGTTGGGCGTACCGCCAGGACCAGCTGCCGTCCACGCACCCCATCAAGGCCGAGATCAGCGACCTCGAGGACGTGCTCGTCAACTTCGACGGCATCACCTACGCCAAGGGCGCGTCCGTGCTGCGCCAGCTCGTGGCCTGGGTGGGACAGGAAGAGTTCATGGCGGGCGTCCGCGCCTACTTCGGCAAACACGCCTGGTCCAACACCGAGCTGCCCGACCTGATGGTGGAGCTGGAGGCCGCCA
This genomic stretch from Arthrobacter dokdonellae harbors:
- the pepN gene encoding aminopeptidase N, with the protein product MPGLNLTRAEAIERSATLTVKDYDVTLDLTRSAETFPSTTTVRFSAKEGSSSFIDAVTAKVHKVTLNGTVLDPATVSDGVRIQLPDLAADNVLTVEADALFMNTGEGLHRFVDPVDNEVYLYSQFEVPDSRRMFAVFEQPDQKARFTFHITAPSHWDVISNSPTPAPEEAGAGRSTWHFEPTLTMSSYITALIAGPYESVRSELTSSDGRVIPLGVFARKSLMEFLDADAVFELTRQGFEFFEKQFGTPYPFPKYDQLFVPEFNAGAMENAGAVTFLESYVFRSKVTDAMVERRAITILHELAHMWFGDLVTMRWWNDLWLNESFAEFMSTLAAAENTKYVDAWTSFSSMEKSWAYRQDQLPSTHPIKAEISDLEDVLVNFDGITYAKGASVLRQLVAWVGQEEFMAGVRAYFGKHAWSNTELPDLMVELEAASGRDLSAWTEKWLETAGVNTFKPAIEVDDDGAITSFSILQSAVAEHPVLRPHRAAVGFYSLATSGADEGKLVRTHRVELDVDGASTEVPDVVGMPRPDLVLLNDDDLAYAKIRLDNASLATAKKHLKDFKDSLPRTLVAASAWDAARDGETPAREYVELVLANIGHESDSTVVTVLLRQLATALHFYVAPERQRETAVAAADSLWTLSREAAAGSDAQLQFVKAFALHAQTGLQLDTAQALLDGTETLAGLDIDQDLRWELLTALAAGARAGQGSIDAELARDNTQNGQLAAATAHAAIPTPEGKAGTWESVVVRGEGANAVQRAAITGFGRVWDTSLLEPYVEKYFAAIRGVWAEKSYETASTIITGLYPSQLVAQSTVEATDAFLAGLGSEVPALRRLVVENRDGVVRALKAQAADV